CGGCGACAAATGGAAAATCGAAAACGGCGCGGCCACCGTCCAGCGGGAAGGGATCACCACCAAGCAGTCGTTCGGCGATTGTCAATTGCACATCGAATGGGCGTCCCCGGAACATGTGACCGGCGAAGGACAGGGACGCGGCAACAGCGGCGTGTACTTTATGGGAAACTACGAGGTGCAGGTGCTGGACTCTTACAATAACACAACCTATTTTGACGGCCAATGCGCCAGCATCTATAAGCAAAGCCCGCCGCTCGTGAACGCTTGCCGCAAACCGGGGGAATGGCAAACCTACGACATCATTTTTACCGCGCCCAAGTTCGACGACGCGGGTAACGTAACCAAGAAGGCCGCCTTCACCGTGCTGCATAATGGCGTCCTGGTTCAGAATCATTTTGAACTGGAAGGGACCACCGCCTGGGACCGCGCTCCCCAATACCAAAAGCACCCCGAAAAGCTGCCGATCTCGTTGCAAAATCACGGCAACCCCGTGAAGTACCGCAACATTTGGATTCGCGAGCTGTGATTGCGGAAATGAAAGATTCAAATTAGCACGGAGCCACAGGGATAACAGAGCAGAACGGAAAAGATGCAAGAAAGATTGAACAAAGAAAACGAAGATGTTTTTCAACTTCAATCATTTCACTGTTTTCCACTACAGATTTAAATCCCTTATCCGTGAAAATCCGTGTCCATCCGTGGCCTAAGAATTTCTTTTTTAGCCACCGATTTACACGGATGAAACACGGATAAATTCATGCGGAATTTTGCCTGCTCGGGACTACTCCCCCTTCCTTCGTGGCTCTGTGTGATAAATACCGTGGCTCCGCAATTCGTGGTTTAGTTCCGCTCATTTGCCATCCTCGGGCGGACCGCTTTCCAGCGCCGCCAGCAGATCGGCGATCTGGGCGAGTGACAATTCGTTTAGCAGTCCCTCTGGCATCAGCGACAACGGGGCGGGTTCTGATTCGTCAATTTCGACCTTGGGAATAGTCGCGCGGGTGACATCGGCCTGCATGACGGTGATTTCGGTGTCGGATTCGGCCAGGGGAACGCCGCTGACGCTGCGGCCATCCTTGAGCGTGTAAACCCGCCCCCGATATTGATCGGCGATGACCTTGCTGGGATAAATCAGACTGTCGATCAGATCCTGGCGGGAAAATCGGCGGCCCACCGCCGATAAATCCGGCGCCGCGGCCTCACCCGCCGCGCCAAAGCGGTGACACGCCAGACAGCGGGATTTTTCTAGCAGTGGCAAACCCAAGGAGGCATTTCCCGTGTGCCCGGCCAAGTACTCGCTGATTTGCGCCGCGCTGTATTTACTGGCCACGGGCTTATGGGGCAAGAGTTCCACGCGCTCGGGCTGGCGGTCCTTGCGTTGGCGGCGAAAGGCCCCCGCCTGATCAGGGGGCAATCCCGCCAGCCAACTTTCAAATACTAAAATCAAGGCCGAGGAACGAATCCCGCCCCAAGCCTGGGCCTGACAATGCCAATCCAAAAATTCCAACCGCAGTTCATTGGTCCAGCCGCCGCGCAACTGCGATAGACAAAGTGCATAGTGAAACTGCTGCTCGCGCGGAATTCCCGCGCGCATTTGCCGCAATAACACTTCCGCCGTGTCGGGCAGATTGGCCAAAACCGCAATCGCCGCCATTTCCCGCTGGACGCGATAATCGGCCTTGGAAAATTGTTCCCATAATAATCCGGCCGTTTCCCGGGCCTGCTCTGGCAAAGGGGGGACATTGGCCGGTCGGGTGGCGGGAGAAAACGTCTGCCAGGTGTTTTGATACAGGATCGCCGTTAATTGAAACGCCCGGCACATGTCCAGCCAAGTCTCGTCATTCCAGGTTTTTTCGGCGGAGCTGCCATTGGCGGCGGGATCCGCGGGAGTCGCTTCCGCCGCCGGGTCGGCGAACGGATTCACTAACCCTGTGCCTGGGCGGGAATGGGACAATAACTCGTTTTGACGTTGCCATAACTGTGTCGCCAGGGCCGGGTCCCGGCTGGCGACGGCAACCGCGATCATGAGGAGCGCGGACGCGCGGGGGGACTCTGTCGCGGCTAACAGCGGGGTTAGCTCCGCGGGCTGGTCCTGGCAAAGGGCGCGCAGGGCCAAAAATCGGACTTGGCGATTTTCCGAGGATAGTAAATTAACGATCCGCTCGCGCGTGGTTGTGGTTAATGGCAGATTCACGGCTAACTGCGTTTCCAGCACGGCACGCTGGACCAGGGGACTGGCATCGGCCAGCAAATCCATCCAGGGAATTTTTTGCGCGTCGGCTCGATAATCGCTCACGCACCGCGCTCCATAGGCGCGCAATTGCGGCTCTTTTTCTTTTAGCAGACTGGTGATTTCGGCGGAGGTCAACAACGGGCCAAACAGCCTGCGAATGGCCAGGCCCCGCAGTCGTTGATCGAGGGGCAAACCAGGATCCGCGGTCAGCTTTGGCAGGTCGCTATCCCAACGGGTGCCAGCGGTTTGCCGCGCGGCGGCAATGGCGGCCAGGCCCCAAGCGCTTTGCGGCTGGGGCTGGCCAATAGCCGCCTGGATGGCCCGTTCGGCCTTCGAGAGCGCGGCGGAGTTGGCCTGCGCGGCCTGATCGGTTTTGCCATTTGGTGTGGCTGTCGCGGCCGCGCTGTTTCCCGCCGCCGGACCGACATACCGCACGCGGTACAATCCCCCCTGGGTGTTCCCCCCTCCCGTACAAAAGTACAAGTGGCCGTCGGGACCGACATCCAAATCGGTCACGGTTAACGGCTGCCCGGTCAAAAATTCGCGCCATTCCGGTAGGGCGGAACTACCCGCCGCCGGAGGAAAGACCGCCAAAATACGTCCCAGGCTCCAATCTCCACAAAACAGCGCGCCGTGATATTCGGCGGGAAATGCCGTATGCCGGTAACAAACCATGCCAGAAGGGGACCCCCGCCCCGTATTCGCCGTCGCGGGGAGGCCGTCAGGGTAATATTCTGGCCAGACCCCGCCGCCGTTCCGCCAGCCATATTCGCCGCCGGCAATCACCTGCTCCAACCGATTGGGCCGATACCAGGGGAGATTCACATCCCCTTCCTGATCGCTATCCCACGCCCACAGGTCATTAGTAGCGTCAAATGCGATACCGTATTGATTGCGAAAGCCCCCCGCAAACGCATTCCAGGTTTTGCCCGAGCCATCCACGCTGCGCAGAACCATTCCCCCCGGAGCGCTCCGCTGCGCACGGGGATCAATCAGCGGCAACAGCGCGTGCCCCTCGTACCAATCTCGATACGGCGAGTTAGCCGCCAACTCCACGGGACCGGCCTCATATCCAAAGCTGACATACCAGCGGGCGTCCGGTCCCAGCAAAATCTGGTGTGGACCGTGATAGTGGTACTTTCCCGGGATGGCATAGAGCAGTTCCGCCTTGGTGCGCGCTCCGCCGACGGGTCCGCTTTGACGATAGACGCCTGGACCCTCGGCACCGACGCCGACGCAGTATAAATTTCCCAAAAGGTCAAAATACCCTTGGCAATCGAGCACCAAACTGGAAAACAATTCCGCGTTTTGAAATTTGCCGTTACCGTCGGGATTGGTCAGCACAAACGTTGCCCCCTGGCCGGGCAAGGGATCGCTTTTTCCCAGGGCATAGGGGCCTTCACGGGTGACAAGCGGTCTGCCCAGATGGTCAAACTGAAAACGGGTGAGAGAGCCGGTGAGGGCGGGATCGGCCACGCATTCGACAATAAATCCGGGAAGGGGCTGAAACCGCCGTCCCGCAAAGACACCCCCCGGAGGCGCTCCCCAGGGAGCCGTGCCGCCATAAGGTCCCCATTCTCCAGCTTGCGGCCAATTGGCGTCGGCAAAGAGGGTTTCTTCCCATCCCGCGGGGGCCGTGTCGGTGGATTTCCAGCGAGCATTACTCACTAGCAATTCCACCGGGGAACTTTTGGTCCGCAGACTAAGGGAAGTCATCAAACCTGCCGAGCCTTTGGCGGTATTTTCAACCCGCACGGCCAAAGCGTTGGGTCCCGCCACCAAAAAGGGCGTTAAATCAAACTGGCCCACATTTGCGGCGCCGCGGCCGGTTCCCACGGATTGACCATTGACGAACAGTTCGTAAGCGTCATCGGCGGCAATTTCCAGATTGGCGTTGTCAAAGGTAGCCTTGGTGTTAAACGTAAAGCGAAAATATCGCGTCCCGGCGGGAATCGCGTTTACATCGGTCCCATCCCCCGCGTGCCAAATCCACTGGGGCGTCGCGGGCAACGACTTGGCCGCGGGGGGGGCCGCCGGACCCTGGGCCAGCACGACAACACCGGCCAACACCCATCCACAACAGACCAACAGGACATAACTCTTTTGCCAGGAAAACCTTTGCCTATAAAGAACAGAAGGATCAAGCGGTGTTTTCCGGGCACGACATTGCATGTCACAAACCTTTACTGGCAATGATGAACGATTTAGACCGTGGTGGGCTTTGCTCCGCCCGCACGGAGTGAATGATCCGCATACGCGGTCGGGGGTATGGTCCCCGTTCCCCCATTTGTGTCATTGGGCTCCCCCGCGGGTGGAATAGCCACATTCAGCCGCAAGACGGCGATTCGCTGGCGGACGACGCTTTCTAACCGATCCACCACCTGGGACAGGGATAATCCATCGGTGGGGACCAACAGCGCGTCCGGTGCCTGGGCCAGTGGTCCAACCGACCGGGAACTGTCGCGTGCGTCGCGCAGATTTTGCTCGGCCAGTAATTCCGCAAAGGGGACCGTGGCCCCCTTTTCGGCAAGTTCCTTTTGGCGGCGACGGGCCCGTTCCTCGGGACTGGCGGTCAAAAAGATTTTGCACTCGGCCTGGGGAAAAACGATCGTCCCTTGATCGCGCCCCTCGGTCACGATATTGCCGCTGGCGCCTAGGCGGCGTTGTTGCTCGACCAAGATGCCCCGGACGCCGGGATTATTGGCGGCATAGTGCGTAATGGCGGTAATTTCGGGTGTGCGAATCAAGGTAGTGACATCTGTCTGATCTAAAAAAACCCGCTCCCCGCGTAGTTCAATGCTTAGCTCTCCGGCCAAGCGAATCAGCTCTTCGGGCTGGGTCCAATCCAGCTGGCGCACACTTCCCGCGTATGCCACGGTCCGGTACATCGCTCCGGTATCCAAAAAACGAAAGCCCAACCGCGCGGCCAACTGTCTGGCCACGGTACTTTTTCCTGCTCCGGCGGGACCGTCCAAGGTAACAATCATAAACCTATTTTAGCCGAGAATTTGCAAAAGGGGAAATTAGGGCGGAATCGCCAAAAGATGTTAAATTTTGGGGAAGAAACAAGGGGGTACCAAGATTAACCGTGAAAATTGCCAAATTTACCCAGGGGGACTCACTAGGTAAAGCGAGCGAGGGCATGGTAGACTAACGTGTTGGCGATGTAGTCCGCACACTCCGTGCGCGGAACAATTCACGCCATTTTGCAAGTTTGAGATTAAACACCCAAATTTGTAAGAACACCACTGGAATGAATTTCAAATCCTCTCACGGAGTGAGAGGAGTACACCCATTACCTCTCACGGAGTGAGAGGAACACACAACACCTTTCCTTATCACGGAAAAAACATCGATAAACCCTCTCACCGAGTGGGGGGAACTAACGAACATGCCCCCACGCTATCCTTCTCAACCACCCCGTCCCGCGAATGACCAACCGGGCCAAGACCCCCTCGATCCCCAAACCGCGCATTGGGAACGTCTGCAAAAGGTGCTGGCGTCCGCCGGACTAGGGAGCCGCCGCGCCTGCGAAGAACTGATCACCACCGGCCGCGTAGAAGTTGACGGCCAAGTTATCACCAAACTTGGCACCAAGGTCGATCCCAGCCAGCAGACCATTCGTGTCGATGGCGAACCCCTGCCCAAACCAAAGCTGCGATATTTTTTGGTCAATAAACCCCTGGGCGTGGTCACCACCAACAGCGATCCCGCCGGGCGCGAGCGCGTGATTGACTTGGTCCGGTCGGACGCCCGCCTCTTTCCCGTGGGGCGGTTGGACAAATCGAGCGAGGGACTGATCATCGTTACTAATGACGGCGATCTGGCGAATTTGCTGGCCCATCCGCGTTATGGCGTGGAAAAAACGTACTTGGCGCTGGTCGCTGGCGAGCCGACCCGCCAAGTGCTGGAAAAACTGCGTGAAGGAGTGCACCTGGCCGAAGGCTGGGCACACGCCAAAAGCGTCAAACTCAAGGCGAAACAACAACACAGCACGCTATTAGAAATTGTCCTCGACGAGGGGCGTAATCGCGAAGTCCGGCGACTGCTGGCCCGCGTGGGGCACAAGGTATTGCGCTTGCAGCGCATTTCACAAGGTCCGCTGCGATTAGGAGATCTGAAATCCGGGGAGTACCGCCCCCTGACCCTGGACGAAGTCGCCGCGCTCAAGCAAGCCGCGGCGGACGCCATTGCCGCAGGACCAACCAAGAAACGTCCCCCGCGAAAGACATTCAAAAACACGCTGGATAACGAAGACCTGGACGAACTGAGCGGCCTGGGCCGCTCGGACGCGCCAGTAGACTATGAAGACGTGGAGGATCAAGAGGCTGGCGACGCTAGTGCCCCGGTCAGCCCACAATTTCCCACCCCCGCCGAGTCCGCGACGGAAAAACCGCGCAAGCGCCGAAAGAAAGAAGCTGTGGCGGATGAAGACGACGAACCCGCGCTGTTTGACAGTGAATGGGATGCTGCGGACGCAAGCGACTCCACCACGCCGGTGATCCCCGATATTTGGGATACAGCCTTTGGCCATTACCAAAAAAAAGGCTCTGTCATTGCCGATGAGGATGATGCGGGCGAGGAAGATGCTCCACGCAAATCCCGGAGCAAAAAAGCGTCACGGGGCCAGCAAGCAAAAGATCCGGTCCCCTCATCCAAACTCAGCGATTCGCTCGCACGGGTAAAAACCAAGAAACCCGCGGCACCCGCCAACCAGCCGATCATTGACCTGAGCATCAAGGATTCCCCGGCGGAGTCGGAAACTGAAATACCGCCTAGCCCTCCCCGCAAACGCGCCCGTCCCCCCGTCGCGCAAAACAGCGACGATGATTCAGAGACGGAACTGGATAACGACGATGATTTCCTAGAGGGATTTCCCGGAATCGCCGGAGATGAAACGGCTGGCGAGGAGGAATCCGCCGCCAAGGGGCCTCGACGCAAATTGCGTCCCAAAGGCTTCTTGGTCCAAAAAAAGCAACACGCCCAATTCAAGCGTAAAACCGACGCCGCCAACGCCGAGCGCGACGCGCGGCGCGCAGCGCGCGATGCCGAACGGGGCTATGGGCCAAGGGCAACCCGCGCGGACCGAGATGCCGATCGCCCTTCCCGGGGAGATGCATCCCCAGGCGGAAGTGCGGAGCGAGACAGACCCGACCGTGGTAGGCGTGAAGGAACCGGGCTGGGACGTGGCGGACCGGGACGTAACAGATACGAACGTTCGGGACCACGACGCGATGGGCCTGCGGGAACCGGCCGGCGTGCGCCGGGAGGATCGGGACCACGCCGCGAAGCGGGTGAAAATCGCGAATCTTATGGTGATCGGCGGGGCGGTCCCCCAGGTCGACGCGGAACGGATGATCGCCGCGGCGGCCCCGGAGAGCGACGGGGCTATGCCGGAACACGCGGGGCTGGAGCGCGCGGGGATGCCAGCGAACGCGGGGGATCTGCGGATCGCACTGGCCGAGGTGAACGTCCTGGCCGAGCAGAGCGAGGCGAACGGCGGCCGGCATATGGCGCGCGGCGGGAAGGGCCTGCCCCACGGGGAG
The sequence above is drawn from the Pirellulales bacterium genome and encodes:
- a CDS encoding DUF1080 domain-containing protein; the encoded protein is MSKIRKLSRHWWAAMGIAIIACGGMGVWNLIADEYKSGKVWPEPKVVTPGVENGPPSDAIVLFDGKSLDAWHNGDKWKIENGAATVQREGITTKQSFGDCQLHIEWASPEHVTGEGQGRGNSGVYFMGNYEVQVLDSYNNTTYFDGQCASIYKQSPPLVNACRKPGEWQTYDIIFTAPKFDDAGNVTKKAAFTVLHNGVLVQNHFELEGTTAWDRAPQYQKHPEKLPISLQNHGNPVKYRNIWIREL
- a CDS encoding PQQ-dependent sugar dehydrogenase produces the protein MQCRARKTPLDPSVLYRQRFSWQKSYVLLVCCGWVLAGVVVLAQGPAAPPAAKSLPATPQWIWHAGDGTDVNAIPAGTRYFRFTFNTKATFDNANLEIAADDAYELFVNGQSVGTGRGAANVGQFDLTPFLVAGPNALAVRVENTAKGSAGLMTSLSLRTKSSPVELLVSNARWKSTDTAPAGWEETLFADANWPQAGEWGPYGGTAPWGAPPGGVFAGRRFQPLPGFIVECVADPALTGSLTRFQFDHLGRPLVTREGPYALGKSDPLPGQGATFVLTNPDGNGKFQNAELFSSLVLDCQGYFDLLGNLYCVGVGAEGPGVYRQSGPVGGARTKAELLYAIPGKYHYHGPHQILLGPDARWYVSFGYEAGPVELAANSPYRDWYEGHALLPLIDPRAQRSAPGGMVLRSVDGSGKTWNAFAGGFRNQYGIAFDATNDLWAWDSDQEGDVNLPWYRPNRLEQVIAGGEYGWRNGGGVWPEYYPDGLPATANTGRGSPSGMVCYRHTAFPAEYHGALFCGDWSLGRILAVFPPAAGSSALPEWREFLTGQPLTVTDLDVGPDGHLYFCTGGGNTQGGLYRVRYVGPAAGNSAAATATPNGKTDQAAQANSAALSKAERAIQAAIGQPQPQSAWGLAAIAAARQTAGTRWDSDLPKLTADPGLPLDQRLRGLAIRRLFGPLLTSAEITSLLKEKEPQLRAYGARCVSDYRADAQKIPWMDLLADASPLVQRAVLETQLAVNLPLTTTTRERIVNLLSSENRQVRFLALRALCQDQPAELTPLLAATESPRASALLMIAVAVASRDPALATQLWQRQNELLSHSRPGTGLVNPFADPAAEATPADPAANGSSAEKTWNDETWLDMCRAFQLTAILYQNTWQTFSPATRPANVPPLPEQARETAGLLWEQFSKADYRVQREMAAIAVLANLPDTAEVLLRQMRAGIPREQQFHYALCLSQLRGGWTNELRLEFLDWHCQAQAWGGIRSSALILVFESWLAGLPPDQAGAFRRQRKDRQPERVELLPHKPVASKYSAAQISEYLAGHTGNASLGLPLLEKSRCLACHRFGAAGEAAAPDLSAVGRRFSRQDLIDSLIYPSKVIADQYRGRVYTLKDGRSVSGVPLAESDTEITVMQADVTRATIPKVEIDESEPAPLSLMPEGLLNELSLAQIADLLAALESGPPEDGK
- the cmk gene encoding (d)CMP kinase is translated as MIVTLDGPAGAGKSTVARQLAARLGFRFLDTGAMYRTVAYAGSVRQLDWTQPEELIRLAGELSIELRGERVFLDQTDVTTLIRTPEITAITHYAANNPGVRGILVEQQRRLGASGNIVTEGRDQGTIVFPQAECKIFLTASPEERARRRQKELAEKGATVPFAELLAEQNLRDARDSSRSVGPLAQAPDALLVPTDGLSLSQVVDRLESVVRQRIAVLRLNVAIPPAGEPNDTNGGTGTIPPTAYADHSLRAGGAKPTTV
- a CDS encoding pseudouridine synthase, which translates into the protein MPPRYPSQPPRPANDQPGQDPLDPQTAHWERLQKVLASAGLGSRRACEELITTGRVEVDGQVITKLGTKVDPSQQTIRVDGEPLPKPKLRYFLVNKPLGVVTTNSDPAGRERVIDLVRSDARLFPVGRLDKSSEGLIIVTNDGDLANLLAHPRYGVEKTYLALVAGEPTRQVLEKLREGVHLAEGWAHAKSVKLKAKQQHSTLLEIVLDEGRNREVRRLLARVGHKVLRLQRISQGPLRLGDLKSGEYRPLTLDEVAALKQAAADAIAAGPTKKRPPRKTFKNTLDNEDLDELSGLGRSDAPVDYEDVEDQEAGDASAPVSPQFPTPAESATEKPRKRRKKEAVADEDDEPALFDSEWDAADASDSTTPVIPDIWDTAFGHYQKKGSVIADEDDAGEEDAPRKSRSKKASRGQQAKDPVPSSKLSDSLARVKTKKPAAPANQPIIDLSIKDSPAESETEIPPSPPRKRARPPVAQNSDDDSETELDNDDDFLEGFPGIAGDETAGEEESAAKGPRRKLRPKGFLVQKKQHAQFKRKTDAANAERDARRAARDAERGYGPRATRADRDADRPSRGDASPGGSAERDRPDRGRREGTGLGRGGPGRNRYERSGPRRDGPAGTGRRAPGGSGPRREAGENRESYGDRRGGPPGRRGTDDRRGGPGERRGYAGTRGAGARGDASERGGSADRTGRGERPGRAERGERRPAYGARREGPAPRGERSGGFRGSRGPRPERDSTERSGGERGGPTRDGGSSGGGRSGYGARSSYGAGGRGASGRGGSGYSGTGRGGPARGMGGRGGPDRSENRSSGRSAPPGKGGPRTGRSGGKPGGSTGHARGAGRFNRPEGGPGGKSGPRRPGGRRP